ATCGTCCCATTTTGAACAAGCGATTCACCTTGGACGACGGTCGGGGGCGTTTGATCGGCTCATGGGCGGCATGTATAGTGCATAGATCATCGACCGTCGAAATGGTCCTACCGTTTAAGTTCCACCAGCCAACCTTGAGACTCATGACCAACAAGCATTGTTTGATGCGCGCATCCGTTGCTTCGCTTGTGCTCGTCACGGCGTTATCGACCAATTTGGATGCGGAAGTGCCGAACGATTCGTCGAAGCACCCAACCGCCGATGCGCGCTCGATTCCTCTCCGCACGCTGGACAGCGAGTTTCCGTTTACCCCGGTCGACAACCTCGACGCTTGGAAAGCCCGCGCCGACGCAGTGCGGCGACAAGTACTGCTTGCTGCGGGGCTTTGGCCGCTGCCAACCAAGACGCCATTGAACGCCATGGTCCATGGGCGCGTCGAACGCGACGACTACACGGTCGAGAAAGTGCTGTTGGAGTCGGTGCCGGGGCATTTTGTGACGGGGAACCTCTACCGGCCGAAAAGCACTCCTCAAGACGGAAAGAAACTGCCGGCGGTACTTTGCCCGCACGGCCATTGGGACGATGGCCGCTTCAGCGATCTCGGCGTAGCGCACGCCCGACACGACTTGTCGATCGGCGCTGAGCGATGGGAAAACGCCGCTCGCTATCACATGCAGGCCCGCTGCGTTCAATTGGCGCGGATGGGTTGCGTGGTGTTTCACTATGATATGCTCGGCTATGCCGATTCCTTGCAAATCGCCGATCATCGACCGTCGTTCCCATATCGGCAGCCACAAGTCGAGATCGGCCAAGATCAATTCTTCAGCGCCGATGCCGATGCCCGGCTGCAAACGCTGTTCGGCTTGCAGACTTGGAATTCCGTTCGATCGCTAGATTTTGTCTTGTCCCTGCCCGAAGTCGATTCGCAGCGCGTCGCCGTCACCGGTGCCAGTGGCGGCGGGACGCAATCGATGATGCTGTCGGCGATCGACGACCGAATTGCCGCATCCTTCCCATGCGTGATGGTTTCCACTTCGATGCAAGGGGGCTGCACCTGCGAGAACGCCCCTTACCTGCGCATTGGCATGGGTAATGTCGAAATCGCCGCCCTGACGGCGCCGCGTCCGTTGGGGCTAACCGCCGCCAACGACTGGACCAGGGAACTGCGCACCAAGGGGTATCCCGACCTCAAGCGGCTCTACGAACTGTACGGCCATCCCGAGCGGCTGACGGCGACCTTCAACATCCACTTTGAGCACAACTACAATCACGTTTCGCGCTGCACCATGTATGGCTTTTTGAATCGGCACTTTGGTCTAGGCATGGAGGAGCCGGTGCTGGAGGGAGATTTCGTTCCGCTTTCCAGGGACGAGATGTCGGTATGGACCGCGGAACATCCCAAGCCCACGGGAGATCGAGTTGGCCCGCAGCACGAAAAGGCGATCCGCCGCTGGATGACCGATCAGATGGAAGCCGAGCTGGCAAAGATCATTGCGCCAGGGCACATCGACCTCGTTTCGCTGCGCAAAATCGTGGGCGGCGCTTGGGAAACGATGATCGGCCGCGAGCTTCCAGAGGCCAAGGATCTCGATTTCAAGTTGACGGACAAGCAAGACCGAGGCGCTTACCTTGAAATGTCTGGACTGGTTCTCAATCGGCCGGCTCACGAAGAACTATCGGCTCGATTTTTCTATCCGCACGATTGGAATGGCGAGGTGGTTCTGTGGGTGACGCCACAAGGCAAGGATGGCCTGTGCGACGCCGCAGGCAAACCGATCGCTGCCATTCAATCCTTGCTCGATGCGAAGTGCTCGATCGTCGCCGCCGATCTCTGCGGCCAGGGTAAGTTTACGGCCGACGGCCAATCGCTGAATGAAAATCCCATGGTGGACGTGTATGGCGGCAAGGAAGCTTGGCAGCACTATTCTGCTTATACCTATGGCTACAATCCGCCGCTGTTGATCCGGCGCGTGCGAGACTTGATGACACTTGTGGCCTTCGTCCGGCAGCACGAACGCCGGCCAACGAGCGTTTCGGTGGTCGGACTGGCAGGGACAGGAGCGTGGGTAGCCGCGGCACGCGCACGGCTCGGCGGAGCCATCGATCGAGCGGTCATCGATACGGACGGCTTTCGCTTTCAAGACATTCAAGCACAGAATCACGCTGATTTCGTGCCTGGATCGGTCAAGTATGGCGACCTGCCGATGCTCGTGGCGTTGTCTGCTCCGTATGCGCTGTGCATTGCAGGGGAAAGCAAGGCGACGACCGATTTGCTATCCGCTGTTTTTGAGGCCGCCGGAGCGCGCGAAAACCTAACCATTGCGGAGCCGGCGTCGGCAAAGGCTTTCGTCGATTGGTTGATCGCACCATTGCCCGCGGCTCAGAGAGATCGTCGGCAATAAGGCGCATCGCTGGATCGCTGGTCGCCATTACGACGCGATTTTTGGTCCTGCCGCCTGCCAATCCACCTTGGTCGCCCCGCTCCAAAGCTGATCGAGCGCGTAATAATCGCGGGCCGATTCGTCGAAGAGATGCACCACGATATCGCCATAGTCGAGCAGAATCCAATTACCCACGGCATAACCTTCCTGGCCAAGCCGCCGGTCGTTGAACTTTTCGACCAGCTCGCGGTCGATTTCCTCGGCCATCGCATGCATTTGCCGGCGGCTGGTCCCGGTGGCGACGACAAAGTAATCGAAGACCGGCGTTAACTGGCGCAGATCGAGCAGCAAGATGTCTTTGCCGCGATTGTCGTGTGCGGTCTGTGCTGCAAGCACCGCCCGCTCGAGGCCGCGATTCGCCTTCGGATCGTATCCCGTCTTGGGTACTGTGGCCGTCAAGATTTTTGCTAATGCGGTAAATGAATTCAGAAAACGGCCTCGTCGGCGCCAGGATTCCTATTTTAGATGCCTCGCCGCGGCAATCTAGTGGCGCGAGCCAGGTTTGAAGCTAAAATGTTCGGTTCCAGGCGCCGGGTTCCCAGCCGCAACTTCTCCGGTCAAAATTGGCAGCGTCGTGGGAATTCGACGTTCGCGGATCGGCCGAAAACCACCAACTCATAGAGCCTCCAGCCGCTGTCTTCAATCCATTCCCACAACCCAACGGAGAGGCAAGACCAATGTCTAACTGGATCGAACCGGGGCAAAAAGCTCCCGATTTTACCCTGCCCGCGGACGACGGCACAAAAGTGAAGCTCTCCGCCCAGCGCGCCAGCCCCGTCGTCCTCTATTTCTATCCAAAGGACGACACGCCCGGATGCACCAAGGAAGCGTGCGCCTTTCGCGATCGGGGCAAGCAACTGAAAAAGCTCGGAGCCAAACTCTTCGGCGTCAGCCCAGACTCGGTCGATAGCCACAAGAAGTTTCGCAACAAGTTCCAGCTCAATTTCCCGCTACTGGCCGACGAGGGGCATAAAGTCGGCGAAAGATACGGCGCCTGGCGCGAAAAAAACATGTACGGCAAGAAGTCGATGGGCATCCAACGCAGCACATATCTGATCGACGCCGAAGGCAAAGTCGCCCGCCTGTGGAAAACCGTCAAAGTGGACGGACACGATGAGCAAGTGCTGGCCGCGCTGAAGGAATTAATCAATTCACACCATGCTGCGGCGCCATCGGCGCCGTCTGTTCCTCGCTCGTCACGCCCGGCGGCAGTTCCATGATTTGGAGCTTGCGAAAATGAATCTCCGCTCCTTCCGATTCTAAGCACAAATAACCCTTCTTGATCGACGCTTGACTGACGCCGTTCACAAATTTTCCGTTGACGGCGAGCTTCACCACGCCATCGACAGCAACCACGTCGTAGGTGTTCCACTGGCCTTTGCCCTTGCAGCGATTCTCGATCGACTTACTGCGTTTACCTCGTGGGTTGTCCGGTCTGGTCGTCAAGCCATCGACGCCGAAGAGTTCGCCATGCACGAAGGCGATCGGAGCGGGACTGCCATTCTGGTCGCGATGCTGGTTGACCCAATCGAGTTCGAGCATTTGAATTTCCAGCCCCCGGGGCAATCGCTGCCCTTCAGGAACGGTGCCATCAGCCCAGGCAAAGACACCCGAATTGCCGCCGGCTTCCATGTGCCGCCATTCAATATGCAGCAGAAAATTCTCGTATTGCTTTTCGGTCCGCATGACGCCGATGGGCGTACCATTGCAGACGATCATGCCGTCGCGCACCGTGAAGGTGTCGGGATCGACGTTCACATTCACCCAGCCGGTGAGATCTTTGCCGTTGAACAGTTCAATGAATTTTGGCGCCTCGTCGGCAGACGCTAACACAATAACGTTGAGACAGGCAGCGGCAATCGCAAATCGCAGCGCGAAGTGGTTCATGATGGTGCTCGGTTTTCGTGTGGTCGGCATGACTGGGGTCGGAACATAGGAGGATGGCAGATCGAGCCGATGGTTGCTGTTGACACGATTTTAGACGCTCCATTTTGCGGCTGCCAGAGCGGCGAAACCGGCCATTGAGGCGATCTTCGGCTTATCGCTTCGCCGGGCTTGGTCGCATCAGAATGTTCCTTTACGAATTTTGCCTCTCTGTCCTTCACGCGAAACTGACGGCGATTAGATTTTCGCCAGCCAGTCGCTTCGGGAAGCTTTGCGAGGAGTGAGATCTTTTCGCAAACGGTGGATGCGGCCGCACGGCTTCGCAGTCGCAGGAAGTGCCGCACATAAATGCTCTTGCAATGTTAGCTCTTCGAGCGCGCCGCCTTCTCATCGAGGCCGCTGATGCCAAAGCGATTGGCCAATTCGGCTTCAACCTCGGCTAGCTTCACGTCGCAATGGCCGAGCATCACAAACAGGTGATAGATCAAATCGCCGGTCTCGCGAATGAGATGTTGCCGGCCCTCGTCACCAGTCTCGCCAGCCGCTTCGACGACTTCGGCCGCTTCCTCGACAATTTTCTCCCCAATCTTTGCCACGCCGCCGGAAAACAGCGTCGTCGTGTATGACTTCGCCGGCAGATTCGCCTTGCGGTCTTCGATGACGGCCATGAGCTGGGCGAGGATGGACTGTTGCAACGAATTCACCATTGAAGTTCTATTGGAACAAAGCCGTCACGCGAAGGCGAAAAGGCGCAAAGTAGAGGCAAACATGATCGTATTTGCCTCGAATTTCTCGGCGACTTCGCGGCCTTTTTGTGAATGCATTCATCACGTTCTCGATTCCTCAGCGCGTACTGATGTCACTTGCATTTACAAGATCGTCGTCCGGCGAAGGCAATGCAGTCAACTCCAGACTTTCGATGGTTTGCAAACTTCCACCGATAATGCCTTGAAGGTCGCCATACATGCTGGACGTATGACCGAGTGCTTGCTCGATTTGCTTTTCGCGTTTCGCCCAGTG
This sequence is a window from Pirellulales bacterium. Protein-coding genes within it:
- a CDS encoding acetylxylan esterase: MTNKHCLMRASVASLVLVTALSTNLDAEVPNDSSKHPTADARSIPLRTLDSEFPFTPVDNLDAWKARADAVRRQVLLAAGLWPLPTKTPLNAMVHGRVERDDYTVEKVLLESVPGHFVTGNLYRPKSTPQDGKKLPAVLCPHGHWDDGRFSDLGVAHARHDLSIGAERWENAARYHMQARCVQLARMGCVVFHYDMLGYADSLQIADHRPSFPYRQPQVEIGQDQFFSADADARLQTLFGLQTWNSVRSLDFVLSLPEVDSQRVAVTGASGGGTQSMMLSAIDDRIAASFPCVMVSTSMQGGCTCENAPYLRIGMGNVEIAALTAPRPLGLTAANDWTRELRTKGYPDLKRLYELYGHPERLTATFNIHFEHNYNHVSRCTMYGFLNRHFGLGMEEPVLEGDFVPLSRDEMSVWTAEHPKPTGDRVGPQHEKAIRRWMTDQMEAELAKIIAPGHIDLVSLRKIVGGAWETMIGRELPEAKDLDFKLTDKQDRGAYLEMSGLVLNRPAHEELSARFFYPHDWNGEVVLWVTPQGKDGLCDAAGKPIAAIQSLLDAKCSIVAADLCGQGKFTADGQSLNENPMVDVYGGKEAWQHYSAYTYGYNPPLLIRRVRDLMTLVAFVRQHERRPTSVSVVGLAGTGAWVAAARARLGGAIDRAVIDTDGFRFQDIQAQNHADFVPGSVKYGDLPMLVALSAPYALCIAGESKATTDLLSAVFEAAGARENLTIAEPASAKAFVDWLIAPLPAAQRDRRQ
- the rsfS gene encoding ribosome silencing factor yields the protein MLTATVPKTGYDPKANRGLERAVLAAQTAHDNRGKDILLLDLRQLTPVFDYFVVATGTSRRQMHAMAEEIDRELVEKFNDRRLGQEGYAVGNWILLDYGDIVVHLFDESARDYYALDQLWSGATKVDWQAAGPKIAS
- the bcp gene encoding thioredoxin-dependent thiol peroxidase, whose translation is MSNWIEPGQKAPDFTLPADDGTKVKLSAQRASPVVLYFYPKDDTPGCTKEACAFRDRGKQLKKLGAKLFGVSPDSVDSHKKFRNKFQLNFPLLADEGHKVGERYGAWREKNMYGKKSMGIQRSTYLIDAEGKVARLWKTVKVDGHDEQVLAALKELINSHHAAAPSAPSVPRSSRPAAVP
- a CDS encoding DUF1080 domain-containing protein, with product MNHFALRFAIAAACLNVIVLASADEAPKFIELFNGKDLTGWVNVNVDPDTFTVRDGMIVCNGTPIGVMRTEKQYENFLLHIEWRHMEAGGNSGVFAWADGTVPEGQRLPRGLEIQMLELDWVNQHRDQNGSPAPIAFVHGELFGVDGLTTRPDNPRGKRSKSIENRCKGKGQWNTYDVVAVDGVVKLAVNGKFVNGVSQASIKKGYLCLESEGAEIHFRKLQIMELPPGVTSEEQTAPMAPQHGVN
- a CDS encoding phosphoribosyl-ATP diphosphatase, which gives rise to MVNSLQQSILAQLMAVIEDRKANLPAKSYTTTLFSGGVAKIGEKIVEEAAEVVEAAGETGDEGRQHLIRETGDLIYHLFVMLGHCDVKLAEVEAELANRFGISGLDEKAARSKS